A part of Arachis hypogaea cultivar Tifrunner chromosome 12, arahy.Tifrunner.gnm2.J5K5, whole genome shotgun sequence genomic DNA contains:
- the LOC112728881 gene encoding protein PSK SIMULATOR 1-like → MGGGETVNGAWLSAIWPLSRKIVSDEKEAIGILASEIVGVMSKIVNLWHSLSDRGVASLKEWITNSVGVKMLVSDDYYYLMELALDEILSSFQCLARYVARLGKRCKDPVYHRYESFVRNPAKNYVQWCGWEYAWKKMDRKVKKMERFVAAMSQLFQELEVLEDRQRTLKRMKANPKTHKGKLAEFEKKFNWHQQEVKNLKDISPWNRSFDYIVRLLARSLFTILERIILVFGNIHLPISQQQGDSIIIESKHALRRSPSLPVNTSSYVHPSETKRPVSSESEAEKKKNKNKNKNIKKELQQSRHIGAFQGVSKRYIDSQSCRIRIYSKLPEKGCFLKTAQLTLGDAALALHYANVIELIEKIVSSPHLIDHHTRDDLYSKLPTTIRTDLRAKLKWYAKRKHDPSIAAEWSVAMTQILGWLAPLAHNMIRWHEERNFEKEHTTSEASVLLVQTLYFANKAKTEAAIVELLVGLNYVCRINREAQIREARQPEFSRSRSFNRAQLRNHDLCYEI, encoded by the coding sequence ATGGGTGGGGGTGAAACTGTCAATGGGGCATGGCTAAGTGCTATTTGGCCACTTTCAAGAAAGATTGTATCAGATGAAAAAGAAGCAATTGGAATCCTGGCATCTGAGATTGTTGGAGTGATGTCTAAGATTGTAAATTTGTGGCATTCTTTAAGCGATCGAGGCGTAGCGAGTTTAAAAGAATGGATAACAAACTCGGTCGGGGTAAAAATGCTTGTTTCGGATGACTATTATTACTTGATGGAACTTGCATTGGATGAGATTCTCAGTAGCTTTCAATGTCTAGCAAGGTATGTGGCTAGATTGGGGAAAAGGTGCAAGGATCCGGTGTATCATCGGTACGAAAGCTTTGTTCGCAACCCGGCTAAGAACTATGTTCAATGGTGTGGTTGGGAGTATGCATGGAAGAAGATGGATAGGAAGGTAAAGAAAATGGAGAGGTTTGTTGCTGCTATGTCACAATTGTTCCAAGAGCTTGAAGTGTTGGAGGATCGCCAACGAACTCTGAAGCGAATGAAGGCGAATCCTAAGACTCATAAAGGGAAATTGGCCGAGTTCGAGAAGAAGTTCAATTGGCATCAGCAGGAAGTGAAGAATCTCAAAGACATATCTCCTTGGAACAGAAGTTTTGATTATATTGTGAGATTGTTGGCAAGATCATTGTTTACAATTTTGGAGAGAATCATACTTGTGTTTGGAAACATTCATCTCCCAATTTCGCAACAACAGGGCGATTCTATAATTATAGAATCTAAGCATGCTCTTCGGCGCAGCCCTTCCTTACCGGTTAATACTAGTTCTTATGTTCATCCTTCTGAGACTAAGAGGCCGGTGAGCTCTGAATCCGAagctgaaaagaaaaagaataagaacaagaacaagaacataaAGAAAGAACTGCAGCAGTCGAGGCATATCGGCGCCTTCCAAGGTGTTTCTAAGAGGTATATTGACTCTCAATCTTGTAGAATTAGAATATATTCTAAACTACCTGAAAAGGGTTGTTTCTTAAAGACGGCGCAATTGACCCTAGGTGATGCGGCTTTAGCCCTGCATTATGCAAATGTGATTGAATTGATAGAGAAAATAGTGTCATCCCCGCATCTTATTGATCATCATACTAGAGATGACTTGTATAGCAAGTTACCAACTACAATAAGGACTGATCTGAGGGCAAAGCTTAAATGGTATGCAAAACGCAAGCATGATCCGAGCATTGCAGCCGAATGGAGCGTGGCGATGACACAGATTCTTGGATGGTTGGCGCCGCTTGCTCACAACATGATAAGGTGGCATGAAGAGAGGAACTTTGAGAAGGAACACACTACTTCAGAAGCAAGTGTTTTGCTTGTTCAAACACTTTACTTTGCAAACAAAGCAAAAACTGAAGCTGCAATTGTTGAGCTCCTTGTTGGTCTAAACTATGTTTGCCGGATTAACAGAGAAGCTCAAATCCGAGAGGCGCGGCAGCCGGAATTCTCTAGATCAAGGTCTTTCAATCGTGCTCAATTGAGAAATCATGATTTGTGCTATGAGATTTAA
- the LOC112728882 gene encoding probable 3-deoxy-D-manno-octulosonic acid transferase, mitochondrial isoform X2 yields the protein MAYSTKKGLLLYNVYRTLTYALSPLIRLHLRWRISRGLDHRCRWPERLGRPSLPRRPGPLVWFHAVSLGEGMAAVPVIRECVRKMPNVNVLMTITTMSAFEVLRNWLPSEIIFQFSPLDTPSSIDSFLRYWKPKAIILMESELWPNLIMHASQNGITLALLNARMSEKSFEVWSRPVLLPLISLMLSKFSLIAPLSTEQGIRFQLLQAPPAIISFSGDLKYVIEDFGVNGRGGKSIDDLRLQLAHKQVWMASSIHRGEEEIILGVHTTLMQLQPNILIIIVPRHPQHGREIAKKLEKEGQNVILRSQHKKLKPETNIYVVDTLGELRHLYMLTPIAVIGGSFLPGSTGHNISEAASAGCAVLTGCHIGHFSHMVLEMQRLNPLSVLQVSGKMELEKTLIQLLTNATLLEAHRKAAKEAFSRLSSDIVTNTVLNGGFIQEKS from the exons ATGGCGTATTCAACGAAGAAGGGTTTGCTACTGTACAACGTATATAGAACTTTAACCTACGCTCTCTCGCCGCTGATTCGGCTCCACTTGAGGTGGCGCATTTCCCGAGGCCTCGACCACCGTTGCCGGTGGCCGGAGCGACTCGGTCGCCCTTCCCTACCACGGCGACCGGGACCTCTGGTGTGGTTTCACGCTGTGTCATTAGGAGAAGGAATGGCGGCGGTTCCAGTGATCAGAGAGTGCGTTCGGAAGATGCCGAACGTGAACGTGTTGATGACAATCACTACTATGTCTGCGTT TGAAGTATTAAGGAACTGGCTGCCAAGTGAAATCATTTTTCAG TTTTCTCCACTTGATACACCTAGTTCCATTGATTCATTCCTTCGTTACTGGAAACCAAAAGCTATTATACTGATGGAAAGTGAACTCTGGCCAAATCTTATCATGCATGCTTCCCAAAATGGT ATAACACTGGCATTGTTAAATGCTCGGATGTCTGAAAAGTCCTTTGAAGTTTGGTCAAGACCAGTGCTTCTACCCCTAATTTCATTGATGTTATCCAAATTTTCCTTGATTGCTCCATTG AGTACAGAGCAGGGCATCCGGTTCCAGCTACTGCAAGCTCCTCCTGCTATCATAAGCTTTTCTGGTGATTTAAAGTACG TAATAGAAGATTTTGGAGTCAATGGAAGAGGGGGGAAAAGTATAGATGATCTGAGATTACAGCTTGCTCACAAACAGGTTTGGATGGCTTCTTCCATTCATAGGGGAGAAGAAgaaa TAATATTAGGAGTTCACACTACCCTTATGCAACTGCAACCTAATATATTGATTATTATTGTCCCTCGTCATCCACAGCATGGGCGTGAGATTGCCAAA AAACTGGAGAAGGAAGGACAAAATGTAATTTTGAGGTCCCAACATAAGAAGCTTAAGCCAGAAACAAACATATATGTGGTGGACACTCTGG GCGAATTAAGACACTTGTATATGTTAACACCAATCGCTGTGATTGGGGGTTCATTCCTCCCTGGTTCAACTGGCCATAATATCTCGGAAGCTGCTTCGGCTGGATGTGCTGTTTTGACAG GTTGTCATATTGGACATTTCTCACACATGGTGCTGGAAATGCAACGATTGAATCCATTGTCAGTCCTTCAG GTCTCTGGAAAAATGGAGCTTGAAAAAACTCTCATTCAGCTTTTGACAAATGCAACACTATTGGAAGCACATCGCAAAGCTGCAAAGGAAGCATTTTCTCGTTTGTCCAGTGACATTGTCACAAAC ACTGTCCTCAATGGAGGCTTCATTCAAGAAAAAAGTTGA
- the LOC112728882 gene encoding probable 3-deoxy-D-manno-octulosonic acid transferase, mitochondrial isoform X1, translating to MAYSTKKGLLLYNVYRTLTYALSPLIRLHLRWRISRGLDHRCRWPERLGRPSLPRRPGPLVWFHAVSLGEGMAAVPVIRECVRKMPNVNVLMTITTMSAFEVLRNWLPSEIIFQFSPLDTPSSIDSFLRYWKPKAIILMESELWPNLIMHASQNGITLALLNARMSEKSFEVWSRPVLLPLISLMLSKFSLIAPLSTEQGIRFQLLQAPPAIISFSGDLKYVIEDFGVNGRGGKSIDDLRLQLAHKQVWMASSIHRGEEEIILGVHTTLMQLQPNILIIIVPRHPQHGREIAKKLEKEGQNVILRSQHKKLKPETNIYVVDTLGELRHLYMLTPIAVIGGSFLPGSTGHNISEAASAGCAVLTGCHIGHFSHMVLEMQRLNPLSVLQVSGKMELEKTLIQLLTNATLLEAHRKAAKEAFSRLSSDIVTNVWNLLNSRIFSKFSA from the exons ATGGCGTATTCAACGAAGAAGGGTTTGCTACTGTACAACGTATATAGAACTTTAACCTACGCTCTCTCGCCGCTGATTCGGCTCCACTTGAGGTGGCGCATTTCCCGAGGCCTCGACCACCGTTGCCGGTGGCCGGAGCGACTCGGTCGCCCTTCCCTACCACGGCGACCGGGACCTCTGGTGTGGTTTCACGCTGTGTCATTAGGAGAAGGAATGGCGGCGGTTCCAGTGATCAGAGAGTGCGTTCGGAAGATGCCGAACGTGAACGTGTTGATGACAATCACTACTATGTCTGCGTT TGAAGTATTAAGGAACTGGCTGCCAAGTGAAATCATTTTTCAG TTTTCTCCACTTGATACACCTAGTTCCATTGATTCATTCCTTCGTTACTGGAAACCAAAAGCTATTATACTGATGGAAAGTGAACTCTGGCCAAATCTTATCATGCATGCTTCCCAAAATGGT ATAACACTGGCATTGTTAAATGCTCGGATGTCTGAAAAGTCCTTTGAAGTTTGGTCAAGACCAGTGCTTCTACCCCTAATTTCATTGATGTTATCCAAATTTTCCTTGATTGCTCCATTG AGTACAGAGCAGGGCATCCGGTTCCAGCTACTGCAAGCTCCTCCTGCTATCATAAGCTTTTCTGGTGATTTAAAGTACG TAATAGAAGATTTTGGAGTCAATGGAAGAGGGGGGAAAAGTATAGATGATCTGAGATTACAGCTTGCTCACAAACAGGTTTGGATGGCTTCTTCCATTCATAGGGGAGAAGAAgaaa TAATATTAGGAGTTCACACTACCCTTATGCAACTGCAACCTAATATATTGATTATTATTGTCCCTCGTCATCCACAGCATGGGCGTGAGATTGCCAAA AAACTGGAGAAGGAAGGACAAAATGTAATTTTGAGGTCCCAACATAAGAAGCTTAAGCCAGAAACAAACATATATGTGGTGGACACTCTGG GCGAATTAAGACACTTGTATATGTTAACACCAATCGCTGTGATTGGGGGTTCATTCCTCCCTGGTTCAACTGGCCATAATATCTCGGAAGCTGCTTCGGCTGGATGTGCTGTTTTGACAG GTTGTCATATTGGACATTTCTCACACATGGTGCTGGAAATGCAACGATTGAATCCATTGTCAGTCCTTCAG GTCTCTGGAAAAATGGAGCTTGAAAAAACTCTCATTCAGCTTTTGACAAATGCAACACTATTGGAAGCACATCGCAAAGCTGCAAAGGAAGCATTTTCTCGTTTGTCCAGTGACATTGTCACAAACGTATGGAATTTGCTAAATTCTCGGATCTTTAGTAAATTTTCTGCATAG
- the LOC112728882 gene encoding probable 3-deoxy-D-manno-octulosonic acid transferase, mitochondrial isoform X3 translates to MAYSTKKGLLLYNVYRTLTYALSPLIRLHLRWRISRGLDHRCRWPERLGRPSLPRRPGPLVWFHAVSLGEGMAAVPVIRECVRKMPNVNVLMTITTMSAFEVLRNWLPSEIIFQFSPLDTPSSIDSFLRYWKPKAIILMESELWPNLIMHASQNGITLALLNARMSEKSFEVWSRPVLLPLISLMLSKFSLIAPLSTEQGIRFQLLQAPPAIISFSGDLKYVIEDFGVNGRGGKSIDDLRLQLAHKQVWMASSIHRGEEEIILGVHTTLMQLQPNILIIIVPRHPQHGREIAKKLEKEGQNVILRSQHKKLKPETNIYVVDTLVIHHIYS, encoded by the exons ATGGCGTATTCAACGAAGAAGGGTTTGCTACTGTACAACGTATATAGAACTTTAACCTACGCTCTCTCGCCGCTGATTCGGCTCCACTTGAGGTGGCGCATTTCCCGAGGCCTCGACCACCGTTGCCGGTGGCCGGAGCGACTCGGTCGCCCTTCCCTACCACGGCGACCGGGACCTCTGGTGTGGTTTCACGCTGTGTCATTAGGAGAAGGAATGGCGGCGGTTCCAGTGATCAGAGAGTGCGTTCGGAAGATGCCGAACGTGAACGTGTTGATGACAATCACTACTATGTCTGCGTT TGAAGTATTAAGGAACTGGCTGCCAAGTGAAATCATTTTTCAG TTTTCTCCACTTGATACACCTAGTTCCATTGATTCATTCCTTCGTTACTGGAAACCAAAAGCTATTATACTGATGGAAAGTGAACTCTGGCCAAATCTTATCATGCATGCTTCCCAAAATGGT ATAACACTGGCATTGTTAAATGCTCGGATGTCTGAAAAGTCCTTTGAAGTTTGGTCAAGACCAGTGCTTCTACCCCTAATTTCATTGATGTTATCCAAATTTTCCTTGATTGCTCCATTG AGTACAGAGCAGGGCATCCGGTTCCAGCTACTGCAAGCTCCTCCTGCTATCATAAGCTTTTCTGGTGATTTAAAGTACG TAATAGAAGATTTTGGAGTCAATGGAAGAGGGGGGAAAAGTATAGATGATCTGAGATTACAGCTTGCTCACAAACAGGTTTGGATGGCTTCTTCCATTCATAGGGGAGAAGAAgaaa TAATATTAGGAGTTCACACTACCCTTATGCAACTGCAACCTAATATATTGATTATTATTGTCCCTCGTCATCCACAGCATGGGCGTGAGATTGCCAAA AAACTGGAGAAGGAAGGACAAAATGTAATTTTGAGGTCCCAACATAAGAAGCTTAAGCCAGAAACAAACATATATGTGGTGGACACTCTGG TCATCCATCACATATATTCTTGA
- the LOC140176910 gene encoding auxin-induced protein 15A-like, producing MACMWLKQACSGGGCGKKLPADVPRGHLAVTVGEANRRFVIRADYLNHPVLQQLLDQYEGHGFNKSGPLSIPCDEFLFEDIIQSLRGGGTAAESRRPSCPHVPMKESTPLLHSFDSKRRSRS from the coding sequence ATGGCTTGCATGTGGCTCAAGCAAGCTTGCAGTGGTGGCGGCTGTGGGAAGAAGCTTCCAGCCGATGTGCCACGAGGACACCTAGCCGTAACAGTTGGGGAAGCAAACCGGAGGTTCGTGATAAGGGCAGATTATTTGAACCATCCAGTACTACAACAATTGCTAGATCAATATGAAGGGCATGGATTCAACAAGAGTGGTCCTCTGTCTATACCTTGTGATGAGTTCCTCTTTGAGGACATAATTCAGTCCCTTAGAGGCGGTGGCACCGCAGCTGAATCACGTAGACCCTCTTGTCCCCATGTGCCAATGAAGGAGTCTACACCACTACTTCATAGCTTTGATAGCAAAAGGAGAAGTAGGAGCTAA
- the LOC112728883 gene encoding leucine-rich repeat receptor-like protein kinase PXC1 encodes MQNTLIIIIIASTSLLLTNIKTQTQTINANILKTIKDQHIIMNKLLFFTIITTIIIVLTPQQALSHHNDTHALTLFRLQADIHGHLLPNWTGADACSLAAPWRGVSCSPNNRVTTLSLPSLNLRGPLTPLSFLTHLRFLDLHDNRLNGTIAPLISNCTNLVLLYLSGNDLSGEIPPEISSVTGLLRLDLSGNNIGGKVPKELLNLTKLLTLRLQDNVLSGFIPDLSSSMENLSELNMTNNELYGKLPDQMLKKFGAESFYGNEGLCGASPLPVCSFANENSPPNYGGEDGHDDDLGQTVPSNPSSMPQTSEVARPGTPHHHHKGLSPGAIVAIVLANCVALVVVTSFLVAQCCGRERGSNSGSYVGSESGKRKSSGSSTSGGYGSEKNKNKNRNKNKKVYANGVVVNGGGDSDGTSGSDGSKLVFFDRRNQFELEDLLRASAEMLGKGSLGTVYRAVLDDGCTVAVKRLKDTNPCVRHEFEQYMEVIGRLKHPNIVRLRAYYYAKEEKLLVYDYLPNGSLHALLHGNRGPGRIPLDWTTRISLVLGAARGLARIHAEYSSAKVPHGNVKSSNVLLDKNGVACISDFGLSLLLNPVHAIARLGGYRAPEQAEQKRLSQQADVYSFGVLLLEVLTGRAPSSAYPSPARPRGGPDDEEELALDLPKWVRSVVKEEWTGEVFDQELLRYKNIEEELVSMLHVGLACVAPQPEKRPTMAEVAKMIEEIRVEQSPLGEDYDESRNSLSPSIPTTEDGIA; translated from the exons ATGCAAAACacactcattattattattattgcttccACTTCCCTCCTTTTAACAAATATcaaaacacaaacacaaacaatcAATGCAAACATTCTCAAAACGATCAAAGATCAACATATTATCATGAACAAGCTCTTGTTCTTCACCATCATCACCACCATTATCATTGTTCTTACACCACAACAAGCATTGAGCCACCACAATGACACACATGCACTCACCCTCTTCCGCCTCCAAGCCGACATCCACGGCCACCTCCTCCCTAACTGGACCGGCGCCGACGCCTGCTCCTTGGCCGCGCCATGGCGCGGAGTTTCTTGCTCCCCAAACAACCGTGTCACCACACTCTCCCTACCTTCCCTGAACCTTAGAGGACCCTTAACACCTCTCTCCTTCCTCACTCACCTTCGCTTTCTTGATCTTCACGACAACCGTTTAAACGGCACCATTGCACCTTTGATCTCCAATTGCACCAACCTCGTGCTTCTCTATCTCTCCGGCAACGATCTCTCCGGCGAGATTCCACCGGAGATATCTTCTGTCACCGGCCTCCTCCGCCTCGACCTATCCGGCAACAACATAGGTGGCAAG GTTCCAAAGGAACTGTTGAATTTGACAAAGCTTCTTACTCTGAGGCTTCAAGACAATGTGCTCAGTGGCTTCATACCTGACCTTTCATCTTCCATGGAGAATCTCAGTGAACTCAACATGACCAACAATGAGTTATATGGAAAGTTACCTGACCAAATGCTCAAGAAGTTTGGTGCTGAAAGCTTCTATGGAAATGAGGGTCTCTGTGGTGCAAGCCCACTACCTGTTTGTTCATTTGCCAATGAGAATTCTCCTCCTAATTATGGTGGTGAAGATGGTCATGATGATGATTTGGGACAAACTGTTCCTTCAAATCCAAGCTCAATGCCACAAACAAGTGAGGTTGCAAGGCCAGGAACACCACACCACCATCATAAAGGGTTAAGCCCTGGTGCCATTGTAGCCATTGTTTTGGCAAATTGTGTTGCATTGGTGGTGGTAACATCTTTTCTTGTTGCTCAATGTTGTGGAAGAGAAAGAGGGTCTAATTCTGGTTCCTATGTTGGAAGTGAGAGTGGTAAGAGGAAGAGTAGTGGAAGTAGTACTAGCGGCGGCTACGGCAGTgaaaagaacaagaacaagaacaggaacaagaacaagaaggTTTATGCAAATGGTGTTGTTGTTAATGGTGGTGGTGATAGTGATGGAACTAGTGGAAGTGATGGAAGTAAGCTTGTGTTCTTTGATAGGAGGAACCAGTTTGAGCTTGAGGATCTGCTAAGAGCTTCTGCTGAGATGCTTGGGAAGGGTAGTTTGGGAACTGTGTATAGGGCAGTGCTTGATGATGGTTGCACTGTTGCAGTTAAAAGGCTTAAAGATACAAACCCTTGTGTAAGGCATGAATTTGAACAATACATGGAGGTTATAGGGAGGTTGAAGCATCCAAACATTGTTAGACTCAGAGCATATTACTATGCTAAGGAAGAGAAGCTTCTTGTCTATGATTATCTCCCCAATGGAAGCCTCCATGCTCTTCTTCATG GGAACCGTGGCCCTGGAAGAATTCCATTAGATTGGACCACAAGAATAAGCTTGGTGTTAGGAGCAGCTAGAGGCCTTGCTAGGATCCATGCAGAGTATAGTTCAGCCAAAGTGCCTCATGGAAATGTGAAATCTTCCAATGTGCTTCTTGACAAGAATGGTGTTGCTTGCATCTCAGACTTTGGTTTATCCCTTCTATTGAACCCTGTTCATGCCATTGCAAGGTTGGGAGGGTACAGAGCTCCGGAACAGGCCGAACAAAAGAGGCTGTCTCAGCAGGCTGATGTGTATAGTTTTGGTGTCTTGCTTTTGGAAGTCCTAACTGGAAGGGCTCCCTCATCGGCTTACCCTTCTCCTGCTCGCCCTCGTGGTGGCCCAGATGACGAGGAAGAACTTGCTTTGGATCTTCCTAAATGGGTTCGGTCGGTCGTGAAGGAAGAGTGGACCGGTGAGGTGTTTGATCAGGAGTTATTGAGGTACAAGAACATTGAGGAGGAGCTTGTTTCAATGCTGCATGTTGGGTTGGCTTGTGTGGCGCCGCAGCCGGAGAAGAGGCCAACGATGGCAGAAGTTGCAAAGATGATTGAAGAGATCAGGGTGGAGCAATCACCCCTTGGAGAGGACTATGATGAATCAAGGAATTCACTTTCACCTTCCATTCCCACCACTGAAGATGGTATAGCTTAA